One part of the Acidobacteriota bacterium genome encodes these proteins:
- a CDS encoding glycosyltransferase family 2 protein → MKTKGKTAAVDRPAVSAIITTFNEEANIAGCIESLLWCDEIFVVDSFSTDRTPEIVKSFEGVTFHQRTYYGSASQKNWAMDQVAHDWILIFDADERCIPALQAELEGILAKGPKFNAYTITRRVYFLDRVIRFSGWQHDRVVRLVRKGTARYPNRRVHADMTTDGPAPILKNPMQHYMVDKLDEYILRIVKYSVWGAAQGWRDGRKSGFLQVWGRSAWRFFRTYILQGGFLDGMHGLVFCMLQAYGTYMKWALLWGWRVNAARGKEPNLPPFDDDDAVWSGEDVDEPAVTERESAVS, encoded by the coding sequence ATGAAAACCAAAGGGAAAACCGCCGCGGTCGATCGACCGGCCGTCTCGGCGATCATCACCACCTTCAACGAAGAAGCCAACATCGCCGGCTGTATCGAGTCCCTGTTGTGGTGCGACGAAATCTTCGTCGTCGACTCGTTTTCCACCGATCGGACGCCGGAGATCGTCAAGAGCTTCGAAGGGGTGACCTTCCACCAGCGCACCTACTACGGCTCGGCCTCGCAGAAGAACTGGGCGATGGACCAGGTGGCGCACGATTGGATCCTGATCTTCGATGCCGATGAACGCTGCATTCCGGCGCTACAGGCGGAATTGGAAGGCATTTTGGCCAAGGGGCCGAAGTTCAACGCCTACACCATCACCCGGCGGGTGTACTTCCTCGATCGGGTGATCCGCTTCTCCGGCTGGCAGCACGACCGCGTCGTCCGGTTAGTGCGCAAGGGAACCGCCCGCTATCCCAACCGGCGGGTGCACGCGGACATGACCACCGACGGGCCGGCGCCGATCCTCAAGAACCCCATGCAGCACTACATGGTGGACAAGCTCGACGAGTACATCCTGCGGATCGTCAAGTACAGCGTGTGGGGCGCCGCCCAGGGTTGGCGCGACGGGCGCAAAAGCGGCTTCCTCCAGGTGTGGGGACGCTCCGCCTGGCGTTTCTTCCGCACCTATATCCTGCAGGGTGGATTTCTAGACGGCATGCACGGCTTGGTGTTCTGCATGCTGCAGGCCTACGGCACCTATATGAAGTGGGCACTGCTGTGGGGCTGGCGGGTCAACGCCGCCCGCGGCAAGGAACCCAACCTGCCCCCCTTCGACGACGACGACGCCGTGTGGAGCGGCGAGGACGTTGACGAACCGGCGGTGACCGAGCGCGAATCGGCTGTCTCCTGA
- a CDS encoding PspC domain-containing protein, which translates to MALKRSRNRILAGVCGGIAESWGWDPTLVRILFVLISVCSVAFPGILVYIVLWIVMPQE; encoded by the coding sequence ATGGCTTTGAAACGATCTCGAAATCGAATACTCGCCGGCGTCTGCGGCGGCATCGCCGAGTCCTGGGGATGGGACCCCACCCTGGTCCGCATCCTCTTCGTGCTGATTTCCGTCTGCTCGGTGGCCTTCCCGGGCATCCTCGTTTACATCGTGCTTTGGATCGTCATGCCTCAGGAGTGA
- a CDS encoding heme-binding protein produces MRSILTIAIVSTLAMGSAAKADYEEPEYRVIEQREGYEIREYAPHLVAATTVEGDFDSTGGRAFRILARYIFGDNTASEKMEMTVPVTSKATAPPEETGVEMNMTVPVSKKPSDGTGDAYTYRFVMERAYTEKSLPKPNDPRVEIVEIPERVMAVRRYSGRTTERNFDENLAALERALARDGLTAIGVPEAAAYNGPFTLPARRRNEVMVEVKLKGSSSSAGTSDTGTP; encoded by the coding sequence ATGCGATCAATCCTGACTATTGCAATCGTCTCGACGCTGGCGATGGGGAGCGCGGCCAAGGCGGACTATGAAGAGCCGGAGTACCGAGTGATCGAGCAGCGCGAAGGATACGAGATCCGCGAATACGCCCCTCATCTGGTGGCCGCAACGACCGTCGAGGGAGACTTCGACTCGACCGGCGGCAGGGCCTTCCGCATCCTGGCTCGCTACATCTTCGGCGACAACACCGCGTCCGAGAAAATGGAGATGACCGTGCCGGTGACCTCCAAGGCGACGGCGCCGCCGGAGGAGACCGGCGTCGAAATGAACATGACCGTACCGGTCTCCAAGAAGCCGAGTGACGGCACCGGCGATGCGTACACCTATCGGTTCGTGATGGAGCGCGCGTACACCGAGAAATCCCTGCCCAAACCGAACGATCCCCGGGTCGAGATCGTCGAGATCCCCGAACGGGTGATGGCCGTGCGACGGTACTCCGGACGAACGACGGAACGAAACTTCGACGAGAACCTTGCCGCCCTGGAACGAGCCCTCGCACGCGATGGTCTCACCGCGATCGGAGTACCAGAAGCAGCCGCCTACAACGGTCCCTTCACTCTGCCGGCGCGGCGCCGTAACGAAGTCATGGTGGAGGTGAAGCTGAAAGGCAGTTCTTCGTCGGCTGGAACATCCGACACCGGCACCCCGTAG
- a CDS encoding cation:proton antiporter produces the protein MHQRFPLLLSSLLLATAVALPAYGAGEMPGFFTEVVCLLAASAVIAYFCFRLGLVPILGFLFTGVLLNATGLVRNPELVEAMAELGVILLLFTIGIEFSIESLMRIRRLIFFGGGLQVAVTTALVTGILMLLEVGWRASLFTGLLVSLSSTAIVLKLLESRGEARTETGQIGLGMLIFQDLAVVAMVIAVPLLGGTSEESALEQITSLAIAVAIIGVVLLVARRLVPKVLEALARTCSQEVFLLGVIAICLGTALVTGLAGVSLSLGAFLAGLLVSESRFGNQALGEILPLQILFSAVFFVSVGLLLDVGFLMQNLLLVVAVVAAVLLLKGGIVAGTARLLGYSGGTALAAAFLLAQVGEFSFVLERAGREAGLYPAGMETAGGQTFIASTVVLMALTPFLAQAGAALQRRLEHRAETQAGAAMDEAADLAGGGHDHPSADHVLILGYGRSGRWLAHRLHEADVPSLVLTLSPTGASEAEEAGIAVIRADYSKLSVLQEGGMQRAKLVVIADDTLEMAERAASIVRANAPDVPVLVKMVLEEDARAIEEVGAAFTISEDGPSHRALLAEIHSRLGTTPLTTTSTGGAGPPPAPKVELSTEQRRSTICGHVELARAVTPEARDICPECVAAGDRWVHLRLCMSCGFVGCCDSSKNQHARRHAESREHPIIRSLESGEDWAWCFIDEELL, from the coding sequence TTGCATCAGCGATTCCCGCTCCTCCTCTCGAGCCTCCTCCTCGCCACCGCCGTCGCCCTGCCGGCCTACGGCGCCGGCGAGATGCCGGGGTTCTTCACCGAGGTGGTGTGCCTGCTCGCCGCCAGCGCCGTGATCGCCTACTTCTGCTTCCGCCTGGGTCTGGTGCCGATCCTCGGATTTCTGTTCACCGGCGTGTTGCTCAACGCCACCGGCCTGGTGCGCAATCCGGAACTGGTGGAGGCAATGGCCGAACTGGGGGTGATCCTGCTGCTGTTCACCATCGGCATCGAGTTCTCGATCGAAAGCCTGATGCGGATCCGCCGCCTGATCTTTTTCGGCGGTGGCCTCCAGGTGGCAGTGACCACCGCCCTGGTGACGGGCATCCTGATGCTGCTGGAGGTCGGCTGGCGAGCCAGCCTCTTCACCGGCCTGCTGGTCTCCCTATCCTCCACCGCCATCGTCCTGAAGCTGCTGGAGAGCCGCGGCGAGGCACGTACCGAGACCGGTCAAATCGGCCTCGGCATGTTGATCTTCCAGGATCTGGCGGTGGTCGCGATGGTGATCGCCGTGCCGCTCTTGGGCGGCACCAGCGAAGAGAGCGCCCTGGAGCAGATCACCTCCCTGGCCATCGCCGTGGCGATCATCGGCGTGGTGCTCCTGGTGGCCCGGAGGTTGGTGCCGAAGGTGCTCGAAGCCCTCGCCCGTACCTGCTCCCAAGAGGTCTTCCTGCTGGGGGTGATCGCCATCTGTCTGGGCACCGCCTTGGTCACCGGCCTGGCCGGCGTCAGCCTTTCCCTGGGCGCCTTCCTCGCCGGCCTGCTGGTGTCCGAGAGCCGCTTCGGCAATCAGGCCTTGGGCGAGATCCTGCCGCTCCAGATCCTATTCAGCGCCGTCTTCTTCGTTTCCGTCGGCCTGCTGCTCGATGTTGGATTTCTGATGCAGAACCTCCTGCTGGTGGTCGCCGTGGTGGCCGCCGTGCTGCTGTTGAAAGGCGGCATCGTCGCCGGCACGGCCCGCCTCCTCGGCTACTCCGGCGGCACGGCCCTGGCCGCCGCCTTCCTGCTCGCCCAGGTCGGCGAGTTCTCCTTCGTGCTCGAGCGCGCCGGACGCGAAGCAGGGCTCTACCCGGCGGGCATGGAAACCGCCGGCGGGCAAACCTTCATCGCCTCGACGGTGGTGCTGATGGCCCTCACCCCGTTCCTCGCCCAGGCCGGAGCGGCCCTCCAGAGGCGGCTGGAGCACCGTGCCGAGACCCAGGCCGGCGCGGCGATGGACGAGGCGGCCGACCTCGCCGGCGGCGGTCACGACCATCCGAGCGCCGACCACGTCCTCATTCTCGGCTACGGCCGCTCCGGCCGGTGGCTCGCCCACCGACTGCACGAGGCGGACGTTCCCAGTCTGGTGCTGACCCTGAGTCCCACCGGTGCCAGCGAGGCGGAAGAAGCCGGCATCGCGGTGATCCGAGCGGACTACAGCAAGCTCTCGGTGCTGCAAGAGGGGGGTATGCAAAGGGCTAAGCTGGTGGTGATCGCCGACGACACCCTGGAGATGGCCGAGCGGGCAGCCTCCATCGTCCGGGCGAACGCACCGGACGTCCCGGTGCTGGTGAAGATGGTGCTCGAAGAAGACGCCCGGGCGATCGAAGAAGTCGGCGCCGCCTTCACCATTTCCGAGGACGGACCGAGCCACCGGGCGCTGCTCGCCGAGATCCACTCCCGCCTTGGCACCACGCCACTGACCACCACCTCAACGGGTGGCGCAGGACCGCCCCCGGCACCGAAGGTCGAACTCTCCACCGAGCAGCGCCGCTCCACCATCTGCGGCCACGTCGAGCTGGCCCGAGCGGTCACCCCCGAAGCGCGCGACATCTGCCCCGAGTGCGTCGCCGCGGGAGACCGCTGGGTACATCTGCGCCTGTGCATGTCCTGCGGCTTCGTCGGCTGCTGCGACTCCTCCAAGAACCAGCACGCCCGGCGCCACGCCGAGAGCCGTGAGCACCCGATCATCCGCTCCCTCGAGTCCGGTGAGGACTGGGCCTGGTGCTTCATCGACGAAGAGCTTCTGTAG
- a CDS encoding ATP-binding protein, protein MTVASEDLTAIEPLRDLPEEELRWFADTCQERAFEAGEVLFAAGEPAREMFFLLEGAVAFNRRQGSQEVSNWVVEAGEIGGRLPFSRMHEYTVELVAQTAGRLAVLPTDRFGDLHRQAPQAEERFVHRMLDRTRDVTRSDVHREKLASLGTMAAGLAHELNNPASAARRTARELEETLQAFDEHSSRIVQQFIFKDPPPGDEDPFEPVYERMTLESPAAGVLEQSDLEDELADWLDGQGVAQSWTHAPTLVAGGFTKDFLEEFAQRIRPDQVRNFLEWVPRDVSMRLLVRELIEGTERIAELITAMKSYSYMDQDVSKDELDLHEGMDTTLRVLKHKLRKKDIRVEKRYGDLPRVSAFGGELNQVWTNLIDNAVAAVERGGIITLATTWDARANVACVDVIDDGSGIPKEIQDRIFEPFFTTRPVGEGSGLGLDITHRIVTRHHQGSIQVESKPGRTRFRVRIPVG, encoded by the coding sequence ATGACCGTCGCGAGCGAGGACCTGACGGCGATCGAGCCGCTGCGGGATCTGCCAGAGGAGGAACTGCGCTGGTTCGCCGACACCTGCCAGGAGCGGGCCTTTGAGGCCGGTGAGGTGCTGTTCGCCGCCGGTGAGCCAGCGCGGGAGATGTTCTTCCTGCTGGAGGGGGCGGTCGCTTTCAACCGCCGCCAGGGCTCCCAGGAGGTGTCCAACTGGGTGGTGGAGGCCGGCGAAATCGGCGGCCGCCTGCCCTTCTCCCGCATGCACGAGTACACCGTGGAACTGGTGGCGCAGACGGCCGGTCGCCTGGCGGTGCTTCCCACCGACCGATTCGGCGATCTCCATCGCCAGGCTCCGCAGGCGGAGGAACGATTCGTCCACCGCATGCTCGACCGTACCCGCGATGTCACCCGCTCGGACGTTCACCGCGAAAAGCTCGCCTCCCTGGGCACCATGGCGGCGGGCCTGGCTCATGAGCTCAACAACCCAGCGTCCGCCGCCCGGCGCACCGCACGCGAACTGGAAGAAACCCTCCAGGCCTTCGATGAACACTCCTCGCGCATCGTGCAGCAATTCATCTTCAAGGATCCTCCGCCGGGCGACGAGGACCCCTTCGAACCGGTCTACGAGCGCATGACCTTGGAGAGCCCGGCGGCCGGGGTGCTGGAGCAGAGCGACCTGGAAGACGAGCTGGCGGACTGGCTCGACGGGCAGGGCGTCGCCCAGTCCTGGACCCACGCACCGACCTTGGTCGCCGGCGGTTTCACCAAGGACTTCCTGGAAGAGTTCGCGCAGCGCATCCGGCCGGACCAGGTGCGAAATTTCCTGGAGTGGGTGCCGCGGGACGTCTCCATGCGCCTGCTCGTGCGCGAGCTGATCGAGGGCACCGAGCGAATCGCCGAGTTGATCACCGCCATGAAGTCGTACTCCTACATGGACCAGGACGTTTCCAAAGACGAACTCGACCTGCACGAGGGGATGGACACCACCCTCCGGGTGCTCAAGCACAAGCTGCGCAAGAAGGACATTCGGGTCGAGAAGCGCTACGGCGACCTGCCGCGGGTGTCCGCCTTCGGCGGCGAGCTGAATCAGGTCTGGACCAACCTGATCGACAACGCCGTGGCGGCCGTCGAGCGCGGCGGCATCATCACCCTGGCGACGACCTGGGATGCGCGAGCGAACGTCGCCTGCGTCGACGTAATCGACGACGGCAGCGGCATTCCGAAAGAGATCCAGGACCGCATCTTCGAACCCTTCTTCACCACCCGGCCGGTAGGCGAGGGATCGGGCCTCGGCCTGGACATCACCCACCGCATCGTCACTCGCCATCACCAGGGCAGCATCCAGGTGGAATCCAAGCCCGGCCGCACCCGTTTCCGGGTGCGGATCCCGGTGGGCTGA
- a CDS encoding FAD-dependent oxidoreductase, which yields MEKPVIMAVDDDPQVLGAVSRDLRRRYGENYRILRADSGANGLAALEDIQERELTVALFLVDQRMPAMSGVDFLSQALPLFPDARRALLTAYADTEAAIRAINEVAIDHYLLKPWDPPEEQLYPVLDDLLDEWQGGYQPPFSGVRVVGHRWSPEAHLLREFLARHQVPYRWINVEQEPEVLSDQERSGSLPLVILEDGTRLPSPTVSDLAERLGLRRQASASHYDLVIVGGGPAGLAAAVYGASEGLKTVMVERKAPGGQAALSSRIENYLGFPAGLSGADLTRRAVTQARRFGVEILSPQEVTALRVQDDYRLLELTDGAELSCHATLLAMGVQWRQLNVPGAERLTGAGVYYGAGLAEAIDYSGSTIYIIGGANSAGQAAMGFSRYAERVVMLVRGSNLEAKMSQYLVDQIALTANIEVALETVVTEVHGEGNLKALTLSTAGEERRVEAHSLFIFIGAVPRTDWLGEGVVRDGRGFLITGPGLNGDALESWPLERPPMLLETSVPGVFAVGDVRAGSVKRVASGVGEGGVAVQLIHRYLSEVGA from the coding sequence GTGGAGAAACCGGTCATCATGGCGGTGGATGACGACCCCCAGGTGCTGGGGGCGGTGAGCCGAGACCTGCGCCGGCGCTACGGCGAGAACTACCGCATCCTGCGGGCGGATTCCGGGGCCAACGGACTGGCCGCCCTGGAAGACATCCAGGAGCGGGAGTTGACCGTCGCCCTGTTCCTGGTCGACCAGCGCATGCCGGCGATGAGCGGCGTGGACTTCCTCAGCCAGGCCTTGCCGCTTTTCCCCGACGCCCGCCGCGCCCTGCTCACCGCCTACGCAGACACCGAGGCGGCGATCCGCGCCATCAACGAGGTCGCCATCGACCACTATCTGCTGAAGCCTTGGGACCCGCCGGAGGAGCAGCTCTATCCGGTGCTCGACGACCTTCTCGACGAATGGCAAGGCGGCTACCAACCGCCGTTTTCCGGCGTGCGCGTCGTCGGCCACCGCTGGTCACCGGAGGCTCACCTCCTGCGCGAGTTTCTGGCCCGCCACCAGGTGCCCTATCGCTGGATCAACGTCGAGCAGGAACCGGAAGTCCTCAGCGACCAAGAGCGCAGCGGTTCCCTGCCGCTGGTGATCCTGGAGGACGGCACCCGGCTGCCGAGCCCGACCGTCTCGGACCTGGCGGAGCGCCTCGGCCTGCGCCGCCAGGCCTCCGCCTCGCACTACGATCTGGTGATCGTCGGCGGCGGCCCGGCGGGCCTGGCGGCGGCCGTCTACGGCGCCTCGGAGGGGCTCAAGACGGTGATGGTGGAGCGCAAAGCACCGGGCGGTCAGGCGGCCCTTTCGAGCCGCATTGAGAACTACCTGGGCTTTCCCGCCGGCCTCTCCGGCGCCGACCTCACCCGCCGTGCGGTAACCCAAGCGCGGCGTTTCGGAGTGGAGATCCTCAGCCCCCAGGAGGTGACCGCCCTGCGGGTCCAGGACGACTACCGCCTGTTGGAGCTGACCGACGGCGCGGAACTCTCCTGCCACGCCACCCTGCTGGCGATGGGGGTGCAGTGGCGACAGCTCAACGTTCCCGGCGCCGAGCGCCTCACCGGGGCCGGCGTCTACTACGGGGCCGGCCTGGCCGAGGCGATCGACTATTCCGGCTCGACGATCTACATCATCGGCGGTGCCAATTCCGCCGGTCAGGCGGCGATGGGCTTCTCGCGCTACGCCGAACGGGTGGTGATGCTGGTGCGCGGTTCGAACCTGGAGGCGAAGATGTCGCAGTACTTGGTCGACCAGATCGCTTTGACGGCCAACATCGAGGTGGCCCTCGAAACCGTCGTCACGGAGGTTCACGGCGAGGGCAATCTGAAGGCCCTGACCCTGTCTACCGCCGGCGAGGAGAGACGGGTGGAGGCCCACTCGCTGTTTATTTTCATCGGCGCCGTGCCGCGCACCGACTGGCTCGGCGAAGGCGTCGTCCGGGACGGACGCGGCTTTCTGATCACCGGCCCCGGCCTCAACGGCGACGCCCTCGAAAGCTGGCCGCTGGAGCGCCCCCCGATGCTGCTCGAAACCAGTGTCCCGGGAGTCTTCGCCGTCGGCGACGTACGGGCCGGCTCGGTCAAACGGGTGGCCTCCGGCGTCGGCGAAGGAGGCGTGGCGGTCCAGCTCATCCACCGCTACCTGTCGGAGGTCGGGGCATGA
- a CDS encoding MFS transporter — protein MTETRRLGTFESLWRAFASWRTASVALLSFSSGLPLGLVWIAIPDWLRDSGVDIRTVGIITLAQAPWTFKFLWSPWMDRFAPPALERFNLGRRRGWALVAQVALFAFTLGLAGVADHPDAAWVVGALALAIAFASASQDIAIDAYAVDVLRKEEQGVAVGARVALYRAAMQVAGSFAITFAGMLGWAWVVIGLALLYVPMMLITWKAPPPEVPARPPKSLRDAVWLPFVGFLSRHRALEILAFVLCYKLADNLADALKRPFLVDMGYTNFDRGIALGTVGLVAVLAGTFLGGALTTVIGLGHSLWIFGALQIFSNIGYVLVAAEGDVNRPLMYAAITFEVLTQGLGTGAFATLLLRMTQKRFSATQYALFSSLFGLPRIISGPIAGFAVHAVGWKTFFWLTLPAGIPGMILLARFVPLGTREPVFRVETDRSKEPLSRGALLARGILGALGGLVFGVLTLAFLAALSEFETAGFDFSTPLLAILQPEGIRAILRLVGLFAFGAVCGLFTAAVFAARRGNLDLGEDEEAEVQPR, from the coding sequence ATGACCGAAACCCGGCGTCTCGGTACTTTCGAGAGCCTGTGGCGTGCCTTCGCCTCCTGGCGTACCGCCTCGGTGGCGCTGCTGTCCTTCTCTTCGGGCCTGCCCCTGGGGCTGGTGTGGATCGCCATCCCAGACTGGCTGCGGGACTCCGGCGTGGACATCCGCACCGTCGGCATCATCACCCTCGCCCAAGCGCCCTGGACCTTCAAGTTTCTGTGGTCACCGTGGATGGACCGCTTCGCGCCGCCGGCCCTCGAACGCTTCAACCTCGGCCGTCGGCGCGGTTGGGCACTGGTCGCCCAGGTCGCGCTGTTCGCCTTCACCCTCGGCCTGGCGGGGGTAGCAGACCACCCGGACGCCGCCTGGGTGGTAGGAGCGCTGGCGCTGGCCATCGCCTTCGCTTCGGCCAGCCAGGACATCGCCATCGACGCCTACGCGGTCGATGTCCTGCGCAAGGAAGAACAGGGCGTGGCGGTGGGCGCCCGCGTCGCCCTCTACCGCGCCGCCATGCAGGTGGCCGGCAGCTTCGCCATCACCTTCGCCGGAATGCTGGGATGGGCCTGGGTGGTCATCGGCCTGGCGTTGCTCTATGTGCCGATGATGCTGATCACCTGGAAGGCACCGCCGCCGGAGGTACCGGCGCGGCCGCCGAAGAGTCTGCGGGACGCCGTGTGGCTGCCCTTCGTGGGTTTCCTGTCGCGCCACCGGGCGCTCGAAATCCTCGCCTTCGTCCTGTGCTACAAGCTGGCCGACAACCTGGCCGACGCGCTCAAGCGTCCCTTCCTGGTGGACATGGGCTACACCAACTTTGACCGCGGCATCGCCCTGGGCACCGTGGGCCTGGTGGCGGTCCTCGCCGGAACCTTCCTGGGCGGTGCCCTCACCACCGTCATCGGTCTCGGCCACTCGCTGTGGATCTTTGGCGCGCTGCAGATTTTCTCGAACATCGGTTACGTGCTGGTGGCCGCCGAGGGCGATGTCAATCGGCCGTTGATGTATGCCGCCATCACTTTCGAGGTGCTCACCCAGGGCCTCGGTACCGGCGCCTTCGCCACGCTTCTCCTGCGCATGACACAGAAGCGCTTTTCGGCCACCCAGTATGCCCTCTTCTCTAGCCTGTTCGGCCTGCCGCGCATCATCTCCGGCCCCATCGCCGGCTTCGCCGTGCACGCCGTCGGCTGGAAGACTTTCTTCTGGCTCACCCTGCCGGCGGGCATACCCGGCATGATCCTGCTGGCGCGCTTTGTCCCCCTGGGTACTCGCGAACCGGTGTTCCGGGTAGAGACGGATCGTTCGAAGGAACCTCTGAGCCGCGGCGCCCTGCTGGCGCGAGGCATCCTCGGGGCTCTGGGCGGACTGGTGTTCGGGGTGTTGACCCTGGCGTTTCTCGCCGCCCTGAGCGAATTCGAAACGGCGGGCTTCGACTTCAGCACCCCGCTCCTTGCCATTCTCCAGCCCGAGGGCATTCGGGCGATCCTCCGCCTGGTCGGGCTGTTCGCCTTCGGCGCCGTCTGCGGCCTGTTCACGGCGGCGGTGTTCGCCGCCCGGCGCGGCAATCTGGATCTGGGCGAGGACGAGGAAGCCGAAGTCCAGCCTCGCTAG